In one Solanum dulcamara chromosome 1, daSolDulc1.2, whole genome shotgun sequence genomic region, the following are encoded:
- the LOC129888825 gene encoding uncharacterized protein LOC129888825, with amino-acid sequence MDQNLAIVAKKVWKLVRVAMCMLRKGISKQKVMLDIKLMMKRRKIGSYKAAVQNLMFHFHHHHTNTRRSHEVVENTNLPFCPPHKDEYYEFSCSSSPNLNIKKQYTSTEEDVVVMNAAVMKALEMIKGETTSPDNYFRGFGRQLRVTDSPFPVRDEVEEESDNYRVDEAADEFISKFYRNLRRQSSLSAS; translated from the coding sequence atggaTCAAAATTTGGCAATCGTAGCAAAGAAGGTTTGGAAATTAGTTCGAGTGGCTATGTGCATGTTAAGAAAAGGCATATCAAAGCAGAAAGTAATGCTCGATATCAAATTAATGATGAAGCGTAGGAAGATTGGTAGTTACAAAGCTGCCGTCCAAAATCTGATGTTCCACTTCCACCACCACCACACCAATACCCGCCGCTCCCATGAGGTCGTGGAGAATACTAATTTACCTTTTTGTCCTCCACATAAGGATGAGTATTATGAGTTTAGCTGTAGTAGCAGCCCAAATTTGAACATAAAAAAACAGTACACTAGTACTGAAGAGGATGTTGTCGTTATGAATGCGGCCGTAATGAAAGCATTGGAGATGATTAAGGGTGAAACAACGTCACCTGATAATTATTTTCGTGGGTTCGGGAGGCAATTGAGGGTTACTGATTCGCCTTTTCCGGTAAGAGATGAGGTGGAGGAGGAATCGGATAATTATCGCGTAGATGAAGCAGCTGATGAGTTCATTTCAAAGTTCTATAGAAATTTGAGAAGACAATCTTCCCTTTCTGCATCATAA